ACGAGCTGGCGTATACCCACGAACTTTACGCCGGAACCGGCTGGGAGGAAGATGTGCAATCCTTCCTCTGCTATAACGCCAATAAAGCGCTGATGAATTTAGGTTATGAGCCGTTGTTTCCTCAGGAAATGGCAGAGGTCAATCCGGCGATCCTGGCGGCGCTGTCTCCCAATGCCGATGAGAACCACGATTTCTTCTCCGGTTCAGGCTCGTCTTATGTGATGGGTAAAGCGGTAGAAACCGAAGACGAAGACTGGAATTTCTGAATCCGCAACATGGCGGGCGCACTCACGCCCGCTACGCCATCAGCCACGCGGATGCAGCGGGATACGCGACAGGCATGATACCAGGTCGAGTTCAGTGCGTTGAAACGGAATGCCATTTTCATCAAACACATCATGAAACCAGAGATGGGCATAATCGCCCTGCTCTTTCAGCAGACCCGGCCACGGTATAACGGTCTGCGTTTTTCCGCGCACCAGCCCCCATTGATACGGCACTACGTTACAGCCGTGCATCAGCGGTAATTGCGCCTCAAAAGTACTGCCAACGTGGCGGGCCAGCCATTCGGTACAAAATACAGGACGCCCCCACTGTTCCACATGACGGATGGTTTTGACCATTTTTGCGGTGCTTACATAGGCGTGAAAACTGATGATATCGGAAAGCGCCAGCGCCGCCTGGTCAACAGGATGTTGATAAATCTCAGTCTCTGGCTCATCCGGGTCCTGCGACAGATGCCACGCGGCCACCGTTAACGGCTGTACCGGATCTTCTTCTCTCGCCCACTGGAACGCGTGGGTCATGAGTTGCAGGGCAAAATACTCCAGCTTTTCATCGTACAATACCTCTTGTGTACCGCTGGCAAAGCTACTCCGGTTGCCCGGCTCATTGTATAAATCCCAGACCACGATGCGCCGATCGTCACGGAAGGTATGAATGATATCGCGCACGTAGCGCTCAATGTGCGGCCAGACGGCATAATCGCAGACGTTGTCACGCCCGGGACTGGCTGCCGCCTGGCTGTTATGTATGCCGGGGACAGGCGCTTTCTGCGGCCCGAGGTAAGGCTGATCGCCAGAGAAGCCGCAATCGTCCATCAGCGTCAGCATAGTACGAAAACGGTGCTGCGCGGCGAGGGTTAAAAACGCGTTAATACGATCGATTAACCCGTCGCGATCGTACTGCCAGACGATAAACGGCAGATTAATACGCAGCGTGTTATAGCCTGTGGCCTGCGCCCATCCCAGCTCCCGATCGATAGTCGCCAGATCGAAAGTGTCGGCCTGCCATAACTCCGTCCAGTTGACCGCCGTTCGCGGTAAATAGTTAAACCCGCACATCCATCCCTGCTGCTGATACCAGTCATTTGCTTGTTCCGTAGTCCATTGCTGACGCATCGTGTCTCCTGTCCATCTTCAGGTAATATTTATTAGCTAATAAATATTACCTGCTTTAATCAACTGCAAGCAGGGGATAAAATAAGTGTTAGTGTGATCACACTCATTGCTTTTACCTGCACAGCAGCAAAACCGCATAACGGCTGTGATATAGTGGCAAAAATTCAGATAACCGATAGCAAAGATCATGAAAAAGAAAGAGAAAATCACCATGAACGATATTGCTCGCGACGCGGGTGTATCGCAGGCTACGGTGTCACTGATCCTGAATAATGCGCAGAGCAGTAAACTCAGCGAGGAGACTCGCCAGCGAGTTATCCAGACGGCACAAAAGCTGGGCTACAAAAAAATTGCGCCTCCACATCAGTCTGAAGGTCAGGAAGAGATCGCGCTTCTGATCAATGCGATGCCCGGATACGATCCTTTCACGGAGGCCTTTAATCAGGCACGCGATGCCGCCTGGCGTAACAACACGTTACTGACGATTTATGACTACGGAGATGATAATCAGCTGGCTATTCATATCATCCGCCAGCTTGAGCAGCGGCGCTGCGCCGGGATCATTCTTGCCTCACCGATCACCCGCGCCATCGATTTCGCCCCGTTTGAAAATTGCATCCGTATTCCCCTGATCCTGCTCAATGTCTACGACCGTCACTATCCGATGGTGCCCACGTTTTTACCCAACGATTACGCCAATGCATTTCAGATCACCCGCCACCTCATCGCCCAGGGCGCAACGCGTATTGCCCATATTACTGGCGATCGCTGGATGGATGCGTCCAGGCATCGTCAGGAAGGATATTGCGCTGCCCTGTCACAGGCCGGTCTTCCGTGCGATGCGACGTTAATACGTCATACTCAGTGGCAGCTTAATGAAAGTTATCAGGCAACCTGTCAGCTGATGCAGTCCGCTGCGCCTCCGGACGCGATATTTTGCGCCAGCGACTGGATCGCATTAGGGTGCTATCAGGCGCTGGCTGAGTTGCAAATCAGCATCCCGCAACAGGTGATGGTGGCAGGCTACGACGATCAGCATTACACCACTCAGTTGACTCCTCCATTGACCAGCATTCAGCTCCCTTACGCCGAGTTAAGCCGTCTGGCGGTGGAATACCTGTGTGAAGGAGAAGACGCGGCAACCCAGGTGATCATGACCGGAAAATTACGGATTCGAGCGTCCACACAGCGTTAATTATTTTGCTCATTTCCGTCCAGAAAATAGCCCTTATTTTCTCGACGGAAATATCTTAAAGACTGCATGATTATCACACAAATATTTCAATTTAGGTTAAGGTAGATATTGCCGTGCGCATTCGTCAGAATCTTCCGATTCAGGACGTGCTTTCGCTGTGGTTTCAAAAAATATCGACTTTATTTCATTGCTGCTCAGCCCTTATATCATGGGAAGTCGCGCCGATCCTCGTGCGGCAATATTCATGCCAACCGGAATCACAAGGGTTGTCTCAGATTCTCAGTATGCTAGGGTATAGCCCGGTTATTATTTCGGATAGGTAGTAAATCGACAAAATCAAATAACGGGAATCTTTTTATTGCATGGCAATTAAATTAGAAGTTAAGAATCTATATAAAGTATTTGGTGAGCATCCACAGCGCGCATTCAAATATATCGAAAAAGGACTTTCGAAAGAGCAAATTCTGGAAAAAACTGGGCTATCGCTTGGCGTTAAAGACGCAAGTCTGGCCATTGAAGAAGGCGAGATATTTGTCATCATGGGATTATCCGGTTCGGGTAAATCCACAATGGTACGCCTTCTCAATCGCCTGATTGAACCCACCCGTGGACAGGTGCTGATTGACGGCGTAGATATCGCCAAAATATCAGATGCTGAACTCCGTGAGGTGCGCAGAAAGAAGATTGCTATGGTATTCCAGTCCTTCGCACTGATGCCCCATATGACCGTGCTGGATAATACCGCATTCGGTATGGAGCTGGCGGGCGTTTCAGCGGCAGAACGTCAGGAAAAGGCGCTGGACGCGCTGCGTCAGGTGGGTCTGGAAAATTATGCTCACGGCTATCCTGATGAACTCTCTGGCGGTATGCGCCAGCGCGTAGGTCTGGCCCGCGCGTTAGCGATTAACCCGGATATTTTGCTGATGGACGAAGCGTTCTCGGCACTCGACCCGCTTATTCGTACTGAGATGCAGGATGAGCTGGTAAAATTGCAGGCGAAACATCAACGTACCGTCGTGTTTATTTCTCACGATCTGGATGAAGCCATGCGCATCGGCGACCGTATTGCCATTATGCAAAATGGTGAAGTGGTTCAGGTGGGCACCCCTGATGAAATTCTGAATAACCCGGCCAATGATTATGTCCGCACCTTCTTCCGCGGCGTGGATATTAGCCAGGTATTCAGCGCCAAAGATATTGCCCGCCGCAGCCCGGTCGGTTTGATTCGTAAAACCCCAGGTTTCGGTCCGCGTTCTGCGCTCAAATTATTGCAGGATGAAGATCGTGAATACGGTTATGTCATCGAGCGTGGCAATAAATATGTCGGCATTGTCTCTATCGATTCGCTGAAAATGGCGCTTAGCCAACAGCAGGGTATCGAAACGGCGTTAATTGAGTCGCCGCTGGCCGTAGATGCGCAAACGCCACTCAGCGAATTGCTCTCCCACGTAGGTCAGGCGCCCTGTGCCGTTCCGGTGGTGGACGAAGAGCAACAATACCTTGGCATCATCTCAAAACGCATGTTGCTACAGTCTTTAGATCGCGAGGGGGCTAACAATGGCTGATCAAAATAACCCGTGGGAAACCGCACCAGCTGCCGATAACGCAGCCCAGTCCGC
The DNA window shown above is from Klebsiella sp. RIT-PI-d and carries:
- a CDS encoding 1,4-beta-xylanase, which translates into the protein MRQQWTTEQANDWYQQQGWMCGFNYLPRTAVNWTELWQADTFDLATIDRELGWAQATGYNTLRINLPFIVWQYDRDGLIDRINAFLTLAAQHRFRTMLTLMDDCGFSGDQPYLGPQKAPVPGIHNSQAAASPGRDNVCDYAVWPHIERYVRDIIHTFRDDRRIVVWDLYNEPGNRSSFASGTQEVLYDEKLEYFALQLMTHAFQWAREEDPVQPLTVAAWHLSQDPDEPETEIYQHPVDQAALALSDIISFHAYVSTAKMVKTIRHVEQWGRPVFCTEWLARHVGSTFEAQLPLMHGCNVVPYQWGLVRGKTQTVIPWPGLLKEQGDYAHLWFHDVFDENGIPFQRTELDLVSCLSRIPLHPRG
- a CDS encoding LacI family DNA-binding transcriptional regulator; amino-acid sequence: MKKKEKITMNDIARDAGVSQATVSLILNNAQSSKLSEETRQRVIQTAQKLGYKKIAPPHQSEGQEEIALLINAMPGYDPFTEAFNQARDAAWRNNTLLTIYDYGDDNQLAIHIIRQLEQRRCAGIILASPITRAIDFAPFENCIRIPLILLNVYDRHYPMVPTFLPNDYANAFQITRHLIAQGATRIAHITGDRWMDASRHRQEGYCAALSQAGLPCDATLIRHTQWQLNESYQATCQLMQSAAPPDAIFCASDWIALGCYQALAELQISIPQQVMVAGYDDQHYTTQLTPPLTSIQLPYAELSRLAVEYLCEGEDAATQVIMTGKLRIRASTQR
- the proV gene encoding glycine betaine/L-proline ABC transporter ATP-binding protein ProV encodes the protein MAIKLEVKNLYKVFGEHPQRAFKYIEKGLSKEQILEKTGLSLGVKDASLAIEEGEIFVIMGLSGSGKSTMVRLLNRLIEPTRGQVLIDGVDIAKISDAELREVRRKKIAMVFQSFALMPHMTVLDNTAFGMELAGVSAAERQEKALDALRQVGLENYAHGYPDELSGGMRQRVGLARALAINPDILLMDEAFSALDPLIRTEMQDELVKLQAKHQRTVVFISHDLDEAMRIGDRIAIMQNGEVVQVGTPDEILNNPANDYVRTFFRGVDISQVFSAKDIARRSPVGLIRKTPGFGPRSALKLLQDEDREYGYVIERGNKYVGIVSIDSLKMALSQQQGIETALIESPLAVDAQTPLSELLSHVGQAPCAVPVVDEEQQYLGIISKRMLLQSLDREGANNG